Proteins encoded in a region of the Mycolicibacterium duvalii genome:
- a CDS encoding SDR family NAD(P)-dependent oxidoreductase, with the protein MSAESRFAGKTVCITGAAQGFGETFAHRFIDEGADGVVIADINADGARRVAAEINDRGTGEAFAVTCDVGDETSVQQAAQLVDERFGGIDILVNNAGKHLMEYNVPLTVLPRTKWRSLFDVNVIGIVNCAEFFGPLLRARGGGVIVNISSIAGYRGSTPYAISKLAVRGLTVGLAEELAADGIRVCSLTPGLMASPQALQELPAGLIDEFINSNQLIKRQGEMNDLVGALFFFCSDEAKFITGDTLMVSGGYPLQI; encoded by the coding sequence CTGAGCGCCGAAAGCCGTTTCGCGGGCAAGACCGTATGTATCACGGGTGCAGCGCAGGGATTCGGCGAAACGTTCGCGCACCGGTTCATCGACGAAGGTGCCGACGGTGTGGTCATCGCCGACATCAATGCGGATGGTGCCCGGCGGGTCGCCGCCGAGATCAACGACCGTGGCACCGGTGAAGCTTTCGCAGTGACGTGCGATGTCGGTGACGAGACTTCCGTTCAGCAGGCCGCGCAGTTGGTCGACGAGCGGTTCGGTGGCATCGACATCCTGGTCAACAACGCCGGTAAACATCTGATGGAATACAACGTCCCGCTGACCGTCTTGCCGCGAACCAAATGGCGAAGTCTGTTCGACGTCAACGTGATCGGGATCGTGAATTGTGCCGAGTTCTTCGGGCCGCTGCTCCGGGCGCGCGGTGGGGGAGTCATCGTCAACATCTCGTCGATCGCCGGCTACCGGGGTAGCACCCCCTACGCGATCTCCAAACTCGCCGTGCGCGGGCTCACTGTCGGCCTGGCTGAGGAGCTGGCTGCCGACGGTATCCGCGTCTGCAGTCTGACGCCTGGCCTGATGGCATCACCACAGGCGCTCCAAGAGCTGCCCGCCGGGCTCATCGACGAGTTCATCAATTCCAACCAGCTCATCAAACGGCAGGGCGAGATGAACGATCTCGTCGGTGCGTTGTTCTTCTTCTGTTCCGACGAAGCCAAGTTCATCACCGGGGACACGTTGATGGTGTCGGGCGGTTACCCGCTTCAGATCTGA
- a CDS encoding mycofactocin-coupled SDR family oxidoreductase produces the protein MGNGLDGKVAFITGAARGQGRSHAVRFAEEGADIIAVDLCEQIDSVIYPMATPADLEETVHLVEKTGRRIVAEQADVRDYDRLKAVVANGVAEFGRLDFVLANAGIMPTLGEPSNEISAYLDAVNVMLNGVHFTVEAALPALLDNAEGGAIVITSSSAGLKAGGVRLSTMSHGTAGYAAAKHGVVGLMRYYANALAEKNIRVNTVHPTGVATPMVVNEQFMQYAVEHPEFGETMQNLLPNAPVIEPTDITEAMVYLCGTSGRYITGITHTVDAGLVVK, from the coding sequence ATGGGCAATGGACTTGATGGCAAAGTCGCCTTCATCACCGGTGCGGCACGCGGCCAAGGCCGTTCGCACGCGGTGCGATTCGCCGAAGAGGGCGCCGACATCATCGCTGTCGATCTCTGCGAGCAGATCGACAGCGTCATTTATCCGATGGCCACCCCCGCGGACCTGGAAGAGACCGTCCACCTCGTCGAGAAGACCGGTCGCCGCATCGTCGCGGAACAGGCCGATGTCAGGGACTACGATCGGCTGAAGGCCGTCGTCGCCAACGGGGTGGCCGAATTCGGCCGACTGGACTTCGTTTTGGCCAACGCGGGCATCATGCCGACCCTCGGCGAGCCGTCAAACGAGATTTCTGCCTATCTCGACGCGGTCAACGTCATGCTCAACGGCGTGCACTTCACGGTCGAAGCGGCGCTGCCCGCGCTGTTGGACAACGCCGAGGGTGGCGCCATCGTCATCACCAGCTCGTCGGCCGGCCTGAAGGCCGGCGGCGTCCGGCTCAGCACCATGAGTCACGGTACGGCCGGGTATGCCGCCGCCAAGCACGGTGTCGTCGGACTGATGAGGTACTATGCGAATGCACTGGCCGAGAAGAACATCCGCGTCAATACCGTGCACCCCACCGGCGTCGCCACCCCGATGGTGGTCAACGAGCAGTTCATGCAGTACGCGGTGGAGCATCCCGAATTCGGCGAGACGATGCAGAATCTCCTGCCCAATGCTCCAGTCATCGAACCCACCGACATCACCGAAGCCATGGTCTACCTGTGCGGCACCTCGGGCCGCTACATCACCGGGATCACCCACACGGTCGACGCCGGTCTTGTCGTGAAATGA
- a CDS encoding TetR/AcrR family transcriptional regulator: MTGTSQRTSSGRAAPWGADAPVGEEQARERLLAAAEACYAERGPARTRMSDIAQKAGVHRRTVYDYFPTKDALLAASFLRAVKAVLDAAEAHWATDEPFLDRLVNATVVGLAAARSSPAMALLVGTEDFGRTLRAAEASEVWGRRLAEVLGRRLEVAVASGEVRQDLTVDTMARWVTRIGFSLIAEPGRAEDGGDEGLIRAFLPACLAPPAGSVS, encoded by the coding sequence ATGACGGGCACGTCGCAGCGGACGAGTTCGGGCCGTGCCGCGCCTTGGGGCGCCGATGCGCCCGTCGGCGAGGAACAGGCGCGGGAGCGACTGCTGGCCGCCGCCGAAGCCTGTTACGCCGAGCGCGGACCTGCCCGCACCCGAATGAGCGATATCGCACAGAAGGCCGGCGTTCATCGCCGCACCGTCTACGACTACTTCCCCACCAAAGACGCGCTGTTGGCCGCATCGTTCTTGCGTGCAGTCAAGGCGGTGCTCGACGCCGCCGAAGCTCATTGGGCCACCGACGAACCTTTCCTGGACCGACTCGTCAACGCGACGGTGGTCGGACTGGCGGCGGCTCGGAGCTCACCGGCCATGGCGCTGTTGGTCGGCACCGAAGACTTCGGGCGAACCCTTCGCGCGGCTGAGGCCTCCGAGGTCTGGGGCCGGCGTCTCGCGGAGGTACTCGGCCGACGCCTGGAAGTCGCCGTGGCGTCCGGTGAGGTCCGCCAAGACCTGACGGTCGACACCATGGCGCGCTGGGTAACCCGCATCGGGTTCAGCCTGATCGCCGAACCCGGCCGGGCCGAGGACGGCGGCGACGAAGGACTCATCCGCGCCTTTCTGCCCGCCTGCCTCGCTCCCCCGGCGGGCTCAGTCTCTTGA
- a CDS encoding oxygenase: MTETIESLGGAPKEFRPGAIALRDAWFPLVHANQVKRRPVARALHGEPVIFYRDGSGVLRATDATPGTPATARPGSAFLDATGHYPLIERYGYAWVWYGDPLNASAEFLPCIPHTPVEGLPRRFQATVVYDCTYELVCENLLDLTHADFLHSKLTGDALSEDDVIDVYSTSETVTMIRTAHGRPIPQMQKALAGGAKTQNVRAVTITYVRSGLCVLHGDFNPGMSMPMIHPTNPESRTRCRVPALFNPRYMPGFARAVFPLSAHPVGRQDNWAIRKQNAKYVGARRHDQQDLSSRFDKAGLRYRKVYQQLAARQRDGDFSYLPDAGIARDTSEELGIDTRA; the protein is encoded by the coding sequence GTGACGGAGACGATCGAAAGCCTCGGTGGTGCGCCGAAGGAATTCCGGCCGGGCGCCATCGCCTTGCGCGACGCATGGTTCCCGCTGGTGCACGCCAACCAGGTGAAGCGCCGACCCGTCGCTCGAGCGCTACACGGCGAACCCGTCATCTTCTACCGGGACGGCTCCGGCGTGCTGCGGGCCACCGACGCCACCCCGGGTACCCCGGCGACCGCGCGTCCGGGTTCGGCGTTCCTGGATGCCACCGGTCACTATCCGCTCATCGAGCGCTACGGATATGCCTGGGTCTGGTACGGCGATCCGCTCAACGCGTCGGCAGAGTTCCTGCCCTGCATTCCGCACACCCCGGTCGAGGGCTTACCGCGCCGGTTCCAGGCAACGGTGGTGTACGACTGCACCTATGAGCTGGTGTGCGAGAACCTGCTCGACCTGACGCACGCGGATTTCCTGCATTCCAAGCTGACCGGGGACGCCCTGTCCGAAGACGATGTCATCGACGTGTACTCGACCTCGGAGACCGTCACCATGATCCGGACCGCCCACGGCCGGCCCATCCCGCAGATGCAGAAGGCGCTCGCCGGGGGAGCCAAGACGCAGAACGTCCGTGCCGTCACGATCACCTACGTCCGCAGCGGATTATGTGTTCTGCATGGCGATTTCAATCCGGGGATGTCGATGCCGATGATCCACCCGACCAACCCGGAATCGCGTACCCGGTGCCGGGTGCCTGCGCTCTTCAATCCTCGCTACATGCCCGGTTTTGCCCGGGCGGTGTTCCCGCTGTCGGCACATCCCGTGGGGCGGCAGGATAATTGGGCCATCCGCAAGCAGAATGCAAAGTACGTGGGAGCCCGGAGACACGATCAGCAGGACCTCAGCTCACGCTTCGACAAGGCGGGACTGCGTTACCGCAAGGTTTACCAGCAGCTGGCGGCGAGGCAGCGCGACGGGGACTTCTCCTACCTGCCGGACGCGGGGATCGCTCGGGACACCTCCGAGGAACTCGGTATCGACACCCGCGCCTAA
- a CDS encoding CaiB/BaiF CoA transferase family protein, with translation MTKPLDGIKVLDFSEHGYVPSAAAALGDFGADVIKIERPGGDAMRSIISRGIVPTRDGYDYLFEICNRNKRGICLDVESADGREVFERLVRWAEVYITNQLPRVRRKLRTDVADLMAINPRLVYAKGHGQGQRGNDAEVGGYDGVSYWARGGVADVLTAPDATAPAQQRPALGDIPSGMFLAGGVCAGLVHVLRTGKGTVVDGSLLASATWTLAPDLAYSSLTDEKLPVPSPDVMTPLMRQYRTADGYWIALMMIDEGRYWDPLCAALGLHEFAEHGADADSRRAVWPRLADRLETVMSTLDRDSIAARLRTHDCIFSFYSTPTDVLADDAVNDNGYLMPHPANPDLRLAAAPVQFDDAWPAIRSAGPALGEHSRQILNEIGYAASDIERLCNEHVIGG, from the coding sequence GTGACCAAACCGCTGGACGGCATCAAAGTGCTCGACTTCTCCGAGCACGGCTACGTGCCATCGGCCGCGGCAGCGCTCGGCGACTTCGGGGCCGACGTCATCAAGATCGAGCGACCCGGCGGCGATGCCATGCGCAGCATCATCAGCCGCGGCATCGTGCCCACCCGCGACGGTTACGACTACCTCTTCGAGATCTGCAACAGAAACAAGCGCGGCATCTGTCTGGACGTTGAAAGCGCCGACGGCCGTGAGGTATTCGAACGGCTGGTCCGGTGGGCCGAGGTCTACATCACCAATCAGCTTCCCCGGGTACGCCGCAAACTGCGCACGGATGTGGCCGACCTGATGGCGATCAATCCCAGGCTCGTCTACGCCAAGGGCCACGGTCAGGGCCAGCGCGGGAATGACGCCGAGGTCGGCGGATACGACGGGGTGTCCTACTGGGCGCGGGGAGGGGTCGCGGATGTCCTGACCGCGCCGGATGCCACCGCCCCCGCACAGCAACGGCCCGCACTCGGCGACATCCCCAGCGGGATGTTCCTCGCCGGCGGGGTGTGCGCCGGCCTGGTGCACGTGTTACGCACGGGCAAGGGCACCGTCGTCGACGGCTCGCTTCTGGCGAGCGCGACGTGGACGTTGGCGCCCGACCTTGCCTACAGCTCGTTGACCGACGAAAAACTTCCGGTGCCTTCCCCGGACGTGATGACACCGCTGATGCGGCAGTACCGGACTGCCGACGGGTACTGGATCGCGTTGATGATGATCGACGAGGGCCGCTACTGGGACCCGCTGTGCGCCGCCCTGGGGTTGCATGAATTCGCCGAGCACGGTGCCGACGCGGACTCGAGGAGGGCGGTGTGGCCGCGCCTGGCCGATCGCCTGGAGACGGTCATGAGCACACTGGACCGCGACAGTATCGCTGCCCGGCTGCGGACTCATGACTGCATCTTCTCGTTCTACTCCACGCCCACCGACGTTCTCGCCGATGACGCCGTGAACGACAACGGCTATCTGATGCCGCACCCAGCCAATCCCGATCTCCGACTGGCGGCCGCACCCGTTCAGTTCGACGACGCGTGGCCTGCGATCCGCAGCGCGGGTCCGGCCCTCGGCGAACATTCTCGACAGATCCTGAACGAGATCGGCTACGCCGCATCCGACATCGAGCGTCTGTGTAACGAGCACGTGATCGGCGGATGA
- a CDS encoding enoyl-CoA hydratase, which yields MTEEDLVHYSATNGVALITVNDPDRRNAVNDSMSAQLRSAVERAEADSGVHALVVTGAGKAFCAGADLSALGSAAEEGLLRLYDGFMALANCTLPTIAAVNGAAVGAGLNLALAADVRIAGPKAVFDTRFQKLGLHPGGGCTWMFDRAAGTQVARAALLFGMSFDAEAAVRHGLALRVADDPVADALELAAGPAAAPREVILATKASMRATANPGQVDIDQHALAKQIELKPQARSIRSPEFAQRLAAAQRR from the coding sequence ATGACCGAAGAAGATCTTGTTCACTACAGCGCGACCAATGGTGTCGCACTCATCACCGTCAACGACCCGGACCGTCGGAATGCGGTCAACGACTCCATGTCCGCGCAGTTGCGCTCGGCGGTGGAACGGGCCGAAGCCGATTCAGGCGTGCACGCCCTGGTGGTCACCGGAGCGGGCAAGGCGTTCTGTGCCGGTGCCGACCTGAGCGCGCTGGGTTCGGCCGCGGAGGAAGGTCTGCTGCGGCTGTACGACGGCTTCATGGCACTGGCCAACTGCACGCTACCGACCATCGCAGCGGTCAACGGCGCCGCCGTCGGGGCCGGCCTCAACCTTGCGCTGGCCGCCGATGTCCGCATCGCCGGGCCGAAAGCCGTGTTCGACACCCGGTTTCAGAAGCTGGGCCTGCATCCGGGTGGGGGCTGCACGTGGATGTTCGACCGCGCTGCGGGAACCCAGGTAGCCCGGGCGGCACTCCTGTTCGGTATGTCGTTCGACGCCGAGGCGGCGGTTCGCCACGGCTTGGCTCTTCGGGTGGCCGACGACCCGGTCGCGGACGCACTCGAACTGGCCGCCGGGCCCGCCGCTGCTCCGCGCGAGGTGATACTGGCCACCAAGGCGTCGATGCGCGCGACCGCCAATCCGGGTCAGGTGGACATCGATCAGCACGCGCTTGCCAAGCAGATCGAGCTCAAGCCGCAGGCCCGTTCGATCCGGTCACCCGAATTCGCACAGCGGCTGGCCGCCGCTCAGCGGCGGTAG
- a CDS encoding CaiB/BaiF CoA transferase family protein, with product MQKPMTGVRVLEVAQFTFVPSAGAVLADWGADVIKIENPVTGDAQRGLVTVAGRSAKTPGVAFAPLMEAPNRGKRSVGLSLALNQSRPVFEELVRRSDVFLTNYLPQARDKLRIDLDEIRRINPSIVYVAGSGFGSEGPDRDTGAHDVTAFWARSGSADGVSPTDCEAPTGMPAGGYGDNMGGITIAGAVAAALYGRQATGQTSVIDVSLLAVGAWANQFNLNLAMLYDCPLPKMDHRGQVLGNPLVGAYRCSDGRFIQLSMLQPTRYWSPVCRLFGMEDAADDERFASLESLAAHAEEATLLIVHAIGSRTFEECKRLLNLSGGQWAPVQDAWEAANDESLIANGRIADVVDAQGNKQRLVANPVKFDEAAAHLTRAPMFAEHTDEVLRELGIGDHDLIELKIEGAIT from the coding sequence ATGCAGAAACCGATGACCGGTGTGCGCGTCCTCGAAGTAGCGCAATTCACGTTCGTGCCTTCGGCGGGCGCGGTGCTCGCCGACTGGGGTGCCGACGTCATCAAGATCGAGAATCCCGTGACCGGCGATGCGCAACGGGGGTTGGTGACCGTTGCGGGACGTTCGGCGAAGACGCCGGGCGTCGCGTTCGCGCCCCTGATGGAGGCGCCGAACCGTGGCAAACGCAGCGTGGGCCTGTCGCTCGCCCTCAACCAGTCGCGCCCGGTGTTCGAGGAACTCGTCCGCCGTAGCGATGTCTTCCTGACCAACTATCTCCCGCAGGCGCGGGACAAACTCCGGATCGACCTCGACGAAATCCGCCGAATCAACCCATCGATCGTCTACGTCGCGGGCAGCGGTTTCGGCAGCGAGGGCCCGGACCGGGACACCGGCGCGCACGATGTGACGGCGTTCTGGGCGCGTTCGGGCAGTGCCGACGGGGTGTCGCCGACCGACTGCGAAGCGCCGACCGGCATGCCTGCCGGAGGGTATGGCGACAATATGGGCGGCATCACCATCGCGGGCGCGGTAGCCGCGGCGTTGTACGGCAGGCAGGCTACCGGCCAGACCTCGGTGATCGACGTATCCCTGCTGGCGGTGGGGGCATGGGCCAACCAGTTCAACCTCAACCTGGCGATGTTGTACGACTGCCCGCTACCCAAAATGGACCACCGCGGTCAGGTACTCGGCAACCCGCTCGTCGGTGCCTATCGGTGCTCGGACGGACGGTTCATCCAGTTGTCGATGCTGCAACCGACCCGATACTGGTCGCCGGTATGCCGGCTGTTCGGCATGGAGGACGCGGCCGACGACGAGAGGTTCGCCTCGCTGGAGTCACTGGCGGCGCACGCCGAGGAGGCCACCCTGCTGATCGTGCACGCGATCGGTTCGCGGACGTTCGAGGAGTGCAAGCGGCTCCTCAACCTGTCCGGCGGCCAGTGGGCTCCGGTGCAGGACGCCTGGGAGGCCGCCAACGATGAATCGCTGATCGCCAACGGCCGCATCGCCGATGTCGTCGATGCGCAGGGCAACAAGCAGCGGTTGGTGGCCAATCCGGTGAAATTTGACGAGGCCGCCGCTCACCTCACCCGGGCGCCGATGTTCGCCGAACACACCGATGAGGTGTTGCGGGAATTGGGAATTGGCGATCATGACCTGATCGAGCTGAAGATCGAAGGAGCCATCACCTGA
- a CDS encoding TetR/AcrR family transcriptional regulator, with product MASTKREAGRHAPRTGPRVRRGTASALLLDAAQELFAERGPFATTTRQIADRAEVSEDLIFRYFGSKNALLQEAVVRPIVELLQSVTPRWEAAQGTWADNDHERFVNFVGQLFDLVYENRTVAMTMMQVLISGPAGIDDLAVRELAGQMYEPLAPMFADYLGRNGFRDNDPAILLRLIMILIGTSAAFLPGAYPDGVAVPDRDRIVDELATFIHYGLRRPG from the coding sequence ATGGCATCGACCAAGCGAGAGGCCGGCCGGCATGCGCCGCGGACCGGGCCCCGGGTCCGCCGTGGCACCGCGTCGGCACTGTTACTCGACGCGGCCCAGGAACTGTTCGCCGAACGGGGGCCGTTTGCGACGACAACGCGACAGATCGCCGATCGCGCAGAGGTGTCCGAGGACCTGATCTTTCGGTACTTCGGCTCAAAAAACGCCTTGCTTCAGGAGGCGGTCGTTCGCCCGATCGTCGAACTGCTGCAGTCGGTCACGCCACGGTGGGAGGCCGCCCAGGGCACCTGGGCCGACAATGATCACGAGCGGTTCGTAAACTTCGTCGGTCAACTCTTCGACCTGGTCTATGAGAACCGGACCGTGGCGATGACCATGATGCAGGTGCTCATCAGCGGTCCCGCGGGCATCGATGATCTCGCGGTGCGCGAACTGGCCGGTCAGATGTACGAGCCACTTGCCCCGATGTTCGCGGACTATCTGGGACGCAATGGTTTTCGCGACAATGATCCGGCTATCTTGCTGCGTTTGATCATGATTCTGATCGGTACTAGCGCGGCCTTCCTGCCCGGCGCCTACCCGGACGGCGTAGCGGTGCCCGACCGCGACCGCATCGTCGACGAGCTTGCGACATTCATTCACTACGGCCTTCGCAGACCTGGCTGA
- a CDS encoding DoxX family protein: protein MEVLKSGRTYAGLGWFMAFDAAIYAVPLPFVTEGLDKVEFPARYRWIFPPIKAAAAVGLLSARRFPALGRLTTAMLTLYFALAVGSHIRARDISSSMGAAGTFLGIFATMTALGPPRDDDRQS, encoded by the coding sequence ATCGAGGTACTGAAATCGGGGCGGACGTACGCAGGGCTCGGCTGGTTCATGGCGTTCGACGCCGCGATCTACGCCGTCCCACTGCCGTTCGTCACCGAAGGACTGGACAAGGTGGAGTTCCCGGCGCGCTATCGGTGGATCTTCCCGCCGATCAAGGCGGCCGCGGCAGTGGGATTGTTGTCGGCCCGACGTTTTCCGGCGCTGGGGCGGCTGACCACCGCCATGCTCACGCTCTATTTCGCCTTGGCCGTCGGCTCCCATATTCGCGCCCGCGACATCAGCAGCAGCATGGGTGCCGCTGGAACGTTCTTGGGTATCTTCGCGACGATGACTGCGCTGGGCCCGCCGCGTGACGACGACCGGCAGTCGTGA